From one Thalassobaculum sp. OXR-137 genomic stretch:
- the rpmE gene encoding 50S ribosomal protein L31, protein MKADIHPDYHEIKIVMTDGTEYMTRSTYGKPGDVLKLEIDSKSHPAWTGQHRIVDSGGQVARFNKRFAGLGI, encoded by the coding sequence ATGAAGGCCGACATCCATCCGGACTACCACGAGATCAAGATCGTCATGACCGACGGTACCGAGTACATGACCCGCTCCACCTACGGGAAGCCGGGCGATGTGCTGAAGCTGGAAATCGACTCCAAGTCGCATCCGGCCTGGACCGGCCAGCACCGCATCGTCGACAGCGGCGGTCAGGTCGCGCGCTTCAACAAGCGTTTCGCCGGTCTCGGCATCTGA